One Planctomicrobium piriforme DNA segment encodes these proteins:
- a CDS encoding AAA family ATPase, with protein MPSSASPTEPATSEPSDVDIVRRLQTARASLKKEISKVVVGQEAIIDSLLIGLLCKGHVLLLGVPGLGKTLMARTLAKTLDMDFKRIQFTPDLMPSDITGTDVIEEDHATGKHNIEFMPGPLFTNFLLADEINRTPPKTQAALLQAMQEGEVSIGRKTYPLPPPFFVVATQNPIEMEGTYPLPEAQLDRFMFNLRVKYPTIDEEVAIIKGTTSLLTADPQPVLQAAELLRLQSLVRGVPIAEDVIRFAARLVGATRPGEGPELPGIHKYLAYGASPRASQYLVLGAKARAILAGRYHVDFADIQFMAPPVLRHRLVLNFHARADQLDGDGLINRLLESVPTEEKRKS; from the coding sequence ATGCCTTCTTCTGCGAGCCCGACCGAACCTGCGACTTCCGAGCCGTCCGACGTCGACATCGTGCGGCGGCTGCAAACGGCTCGAGCCAGCCTGAAGAAAGAAATCTCCAAGGTAGTCGTCGGTCAGGAAGCCATCATCGATTCGCTTTTGATCGGCCTGCTCTGCAAAGGGCATGTGCTGCTGCTCGGGGTGCCGGGGCTGGGCAAAACGCTGATGGCCCGCACCCTGGCAAAGACGCTCGACATGGATTTCAAGCGGATTCAGTTTACGCCTGACTTGATGCCGTCGGACATCACCGGCACGGATGTCATCGAAGAAGACCATGCGACCGGAAAGCACAACATCGAATTCATGCCGGGCCCGCTGTTCACTAATTTTCTCCTGGCGGATGAAATCAACCGCACTCCTCCCAAAACTCAGGCGGCGCTGCTGCAGGCGATGCAGGAAGGGGAGGTCTCTATCGGCCGCAAGACCTACCCGTTGCCGCCTCCGTTCTTTGTCGTCGCCACGCAAAACCCCATCGAAATGGAAGGGACTTACCCCCTGCCGGAAGCGCAGCTCGACCGTTTCATGTTCAATCTTCGAGTGAAGTATCCGACCATCGACGAAGAAGTCGCCATTATCAAGGGGACCACCAGTCTCCTCACGGCCGATCCACAGCCGGTCTTGCAGGCTGCGGAATTGCTGCGTCTGCAATCGCTCGTGCGCGGCGTTCCGATTGCTGAAGACGTCATTCGCTTTGCCGCAAGACTGGTCGGAGCGACCCGGCCCGGCGAAGGGCCCGAACTGCCTGGCATCCACAAGTATCTCGCTTACGGGGCCAGCCCCAGGGCGTCTCAGTACCTGGTGCTGGGGGCCAAGGCCCGCGCGATTCTGGCAGGGCGGTATCACGTCGATTTCGCCGACATCCAGTTCATGGCGCCGCCTGTGCTGCGACATCGACTGGTCCTCAATTTTCATGCCCGTGCGGATCAACTCGACGGCGATGGTCTGATCAATCGGTTGCTGGAAAGCGTCCCTACCGAGGAGAAAAGGAAGTCCTGA
- a CDS encoding SDR family NAD(P)-dependent oxidoreductase, producing MSAERKVVVITGASQGIGAGLVQGFLDRGYQVVANSRSITPETFTDVLAIPGDIADPAVAQRVVGGAVEKFGRVDTLVNNAGIFISKPFIEYTEADFAKVMSVNVAGFFHVSQHAVRQMLKQGGGHIVNLTTTLVKQPVKGVPAGMTALTKGGLDAVTRSLAIEYADHGIRVNAVAPGVIRTPMHAPETHAALAGLHPLGRMGEVQEIVDAVLYLESATFITGETLHVDGGAHAGHW from the coding sequence ATGAGTGCCGAACGCAAGGTCGTGGTCATTACCGGAGCATCGCAAGGCATCGGAGCTGGCCTTGTTCAAGGTTTTCTTGATCGTGGATATCAGGTGGTCGCGAATTCGCGGTCCATCACACCTGAGACCTTTACGGATGTGCTCGCCATTCCAGGTGACATCGCCGATCCGGCAGTGGCCCAACGTGTGGTCGGGGGAGCCGTCGAGAAATTCGGCCGGGTCGACACGTTAGTGAACAACGCCGGAATCTTTATATCCAAGCCGTTCATCGAATATACCGAGGCGGACTTTGCCAAAGTGATGTCGGTGAATGTGGCAGGTTTCTTCCATGTCTCGCAGCATGCCGTCCGCCAAATGCTCAAACAAGGCGGCGGGCACATCGTGAATCTCACGACGACGCTCGTCAAACAGCCGGTGAAAGGAGTTCCAGCGGGGATGACTGCACTCACCAAAGGGGGGCTTGATGCGGTCACCAGATCGCTGGCGATCGAATATGCCGACCACGGCATTCGAGTGAACGCCGTCGCACCCGGAGTCATCAGAACGCCGATGCACGCGCCGGAAACGCATGCGGCCCTGGCTGGCCTGCATCCGCTGGGAAGAATGGGAGAAGTTCAGGAAATCGTCGACGCGGTGCTGTACCTGGAGTCGGCCACCTTCATCACTGGTGAGACGCTGCATGTCGACGGCGGCGCGCATGCGGGCCATTGGTAA
- a CDS encoding chemotaxis protein CheW: MTDARIPAAAAAAADGKSKKLSSQFVGFKIDGQEYAFRIEQIQEIVIPHQVTKTPQVAEYVEGVSNLRGTIIPIINLRKLFALPGRPRDEETRTIVVNVGQRTMGCTVDAVTQVIRIPQENIQPAPSLVVTEGSSYISGFARLDDRLLVILDIQELLDPAKLDQVWQSAGLREHLPAIN, translated from the coding sequence GTGACCGACGCAAGAATTCCTGCCGCCGCCGCAGCTGCGGCCGACGGCAAGTCGAAGAAGTTGTCGTCCCAGTTCGTCGGCTTCAAGATCGACGGCCAGGAATATGCGTTTCGGATCGAGCAGATCCAGGAAATCGTCATTCCGCATCAGGTAACGAAGACGCCGCAGGTGGCCGAGTACGTCGAGGGGGTCAGCAATCTGCGGGGGACCATCATCCCCATCATCAATCTCCGGAAGCTGTTCGCGCTTCCCGGCCGCCCGCGCGATGAAGAAACGCGAACCATCGTGGTGAATGTTGGACAGAGAACGATGGGCTGCACCGTGGATGCGGTGACTCAGGTCATTCGGATTCCCCAGGAGAACATTCAGCCCGCCCCTTCCCTCGTGGTCACCGAGGGAAGCAGTTACATCTCCGGCTTCGCCCGCCTGGATGACCGCCTGCTGGTGATTCTGGATATTCAGGAACTGCTCGACCCCGCCAAGCTCGATCAGGTCTGGCAATCCGCAGGCCTGCGGGAACATCTCCCCGCAATCAATTGA
- a CDS encoding tautomerase family protein: protein MPIVTIQITREGTTPEQKAALIQGATKLLQDVLQKPPSLTFVLIQEVELEDWGVNGLPAAEHRRQLAAKSPQ from the coding sequence ATGCCGATTGTGACCATTCAGATCACGCGCGAGGGAACCACGCCAGAGCAGAAAGCAGCTCTCATCCAGGGAGCGACGAAGCTGCTTCAGGACGTGCTGCAGAAGCCGCCGAGTTTGACGTTCGTCCTTATTCAGGAAGTGGAACTGGAAGATTGGGGCGTCAACGGTTTGCCCGCCGCGGAACATCGGCGACAGCTTGCAGCGAAGTCACCTCAATAA
- a CDS encoding DUF1501 domain-containing protein: MTNFQRDFDRRDFLRFSLAGALGVSHSGWLPRLAQAAGEQQIPKACILLWMSGGPSQTDTFDLKPGHANGGPVKPISTSVPGVQISENLPGLAKQMQDLAIIRSLTSSEGDHQRGTQLMLTGYRPRAEAVSYPVLGSLLTKELGSGDQDLPGFVSISSFRFAQMGAGFLGPKYAPLSVSGQSNDPTARANLTIENLRPPTGLNADSMENRFELLQSLQQDFRREHVAESTAAHQANYERAMRMVRTEAKSAFRLDQEADPLRDAYGRNRFGQGCLLARRLIERGVSFVEVTLSGTNDNQLGWDTHQENAARVKELCGVLDPAWSTLVTDLRERGLLKSTLVIWMGEFGRTPTINENGGRDHFPLAWSTVLCGGGIRGGQVVGSTGEDGMRVVDRPVTVPELYATVCAALGIDHTRENLTPDGRPIAIVDAHAHPVSEIVS, encoded by the coding sequence ATGACGAATTTTCAGCGAGACTTTGATCGCCGTGACTTCCTGCGGTTCAGTCTGGCAGGAGCGCTTGGGGTTTCGCACTCCGGCTGGCTGCCCAGGCTCGCTCAGGCCGCCGGGGAGCAGCAAATTCCCAAAGCCTGCATTCTGCTATGGATGTCAGGGGGGCCGTCGCAAACGGACACCTTCGACCTGAAACCGGGCCATGCCAATGGGGGACCTGTCAAGCCGATCTCCACCAGCGTCCCTGGAGTTCAGATCAGCGAAAATCTGCCGGGTCTGGCAAAGCAGATGCAGGATCTGGCGATCATTCGCAGCCTGACGTCGTCGGAAGGGGATCATCAAAGGGGCACGCAGTTGATGCTCACCGGCTATCGCCCTCGCGCGGAGGCAGTCAGCTATCCAGTCCTCGGTTCGCTGCTCACCAAGGAACTTGGCTCGGGTGATCAGGATTTACCTGGCTTCGTCAGCATCTCGTCATTCCGTTTCGCTCAAATGGGCGCCGGTTTTCTGGGGCCGAAGTACGCACCGCTGAGCGTTTCAGGTCAAAGTAACGACCCAACTGCCCGTGCCAATTTGACGATCGAGAACCTGCGTCCGCCCACTGGTCTCAATGCCGATTCGATGGAGAATCGCTTTGAGCTGTTGCAGTCACTGCAGCAGGACTTCCGACGGGAACACGTCGCCGAGTCGACGGCCGCCCATCAAGCGAATTACGAACGTGCGATGCGGATGGTCCGCACCGAGGCCAAGTCTGCATTTCGTCTCGATCAGGAAGCGGACCCGCTCCGCGATGCCTATGGTCGCAATCGCTTTGGACAAGGTTGCCTGCTGGCTCGGCGACTCATCGAGCGGGGCGTTTCATTCGTCGAAGTGACCCTGTCAGGGACGAACGACAATCAACTCGGCTGGGATACCCATCAGGAGAATGCCGCCCGGGTGAAAGAATTGTGCGGAGTGCTGGATCCGGCCTGGTCGACTCTGGTGACGGATCTAAGGGAGCGGGGCTTGCTGAAATCGACGCTGGTGATCTGGATGGGTGAATTCGGCCGCACCCCCACGATCAACGAGAACGGCGGACGAGATCACTTCCCTCTGGCCTGGAGTACGGTCCTCTGCGGGGGCGGCATTCGCGGAGGGCAGGTGGTTGGAAGCACCGGCGAGGATGGAATGCGAGTCGTCGATCGGCCAGTGACGGTGCCGGAACTGTATGCGACCGTCTGCGCGGCGTTGGGGATCGATCATACCCGCGAGAATCTGACGCCCGACGGCCGGCCGATTGCGATCGTCGACGCCCATGCACACCCGGTTTCTGAAATCGTTTCGTGA
- a CDS encoding DUF1549 domain-containing protein → MRKHVGRLNFLPLLGFSSVICLFVGVCCTQLIAADAFLADPISSGESLPQNSQPELSTWLNERFRQIWTSQQLQPVLCDDATYLRRVSLDLIGRIPSVGEIREFEADPSPEKRARLVEKLLSDPQDSAKVSPLASEHLARAWRRVLLPPDSTGAAAGPQFEPWLRSHFAKNTPYDQIVKGLVTARGEGSRDEQVFYAAIGATPEAEATEFSRIFLGVRIGCAQCHDHPFAPWKKQDFWGMAAFFNGLKFGDNMVVDNRVTRVGNLNDDDATGSIVHEGKTYAAKVLWADQPIALSKDRRPRDLLAEWMTSKEHPTFAANAANRVWQALMGRGLVEAVDDLDLASADDRALAEDLGRQFAAADFNLRWLISGICRSEAYQCDSRASDGDVVGVESGRRSLKALSPEQMFASLEQSLLLPVSTSNQDAARHNGEMGQLVQRLDESIGRSPEEYTAGIPQTLLLMNGNMLARATDLERSHTLRGVVEAPFLSDDERIELLYLATLSRTPERQEQARLVAYVERHTEEQKRKAAFGDILWALVNSPEFALCR, encoded by the coding sequence ATGCGCAAGCATGTCGGGCGATTGAACTTCCTGCCGCTGCTCGGCTTTAGCAGCGTGATCTGTCTGTTTGTGGGAGTCTGCTGCACGCAATTGATCGCTGCCGATGCTTTTTTAGCGGACCCGATTTCTTCCGGTGAGTCCTTACCGCAAAACTCTCAGCCAGAGCTTTCGACGTGGCTGAATGAGCGGTTTCGGCAAATCTGGACAAGCCAGCAATTGCAGCCAGTGCTGTGCGACGACGCGACGTATCTCCGGCGGGTTTCGCTCGACCTGATTGGACGAATTCCAAGCGTGGGAGAAATCCGGGAGTTTGAAGCGGACCCTTCGCCTGAGAAGCGTGCGCGGCTGGTTGAGAAGCTGCTCAGCGATCCTCAGGACTCAGCGAAGGTCAGTCCACTGGCGTCGGAACATCTCGCCCGTGCGTGGCGGCGCGTGCTGTTGCCACCCGACTCGACAGGTGCTGCCGCCGGGCCGCAGTTTGAGCCCTGGCTGCGTTCGCATTTCGCGAAGAACACTCCCTACGACCAGATCGTCAAGGGGCTGGTGACAGCGCGGGGAGAGGGCTCGCGCGACGAACAAGTCTTCTATGCGGCGATCGGAGCGACGCCAGAAGCTGAGGCGACAGAGTTTTCGCGAATCTTCCTCGGCGTCCGCATTGGCTGCGCGCAATGCCATGACCATCCCTTTGCTCCCTGGAAGAAGCAGGATTTCTGGGGGATGGCGGCCTTCTTCAATGGATTGAAGTTCGGCGACAACATGGTCGTGGACAATCGGGTGACGCGGGTTGGCAATCTGAATGATGACGATGCCACCGGCTCGATTGTGCATGAAGGGAAAACGTATGCCGCGAAGGTACTCTGGGCCGATCAGCCGATTGCTCTGTCGAAGGATCGCCGTCCGCGCGATCTTCTGGCGGAATGGATGACGTCGAAAGAGCATCCCACCTTTGCTGCCAATGCGGCCAATCGCGTCTGGCAGGCGCTCATGGGACGCGGGCTGGTTGAAGCGGTGGATGACCTGGATCTGGCAAGCGCCGATGACCGCGCCCTGGCTGAAGATCTCGGCCGACAGTTTGCCGCTGCTGACTTTAATTTGCGGTGGCTGATTTCCGGGATCTGTCGCAGCGAGGCCTATCAGTGTGACAGCCGCGCCAGCGACGGGGATGTCGTGGGAGTGGAGTCTGGTCGACGTTCATTGAAAGCGTTGTCTCCCGAGCAGATGTTCGCCTCGCTCGAGCAGTCGCTGCTGTTGCCTGTCTCCACGTCGAATCAGGATGCCGCGCGACACAATGGAGAAATGGGTCAGCTTGTGCAGCGGCTCGATGAAAGCATTGGAAGATCTCCGGAAGAGTACACGGCCGGAATTCCACAGACATTGTTGCTGATGAATGGAAACATGCTGGCTCGGGCCACTGACCTGGAGCGCAGCCACACGCTACGCGGCGTCGTCGAGGCGCCGTTTCTCAGTGATGACGAGCGGATTGAATTGCTGTACCTGGCGACCTTGAGCCGGACTCCGGAGCGCCAGGAGCAAGCGCGGCTTGTGGCGTATGTGGAGCGTCACACTGAAGAACAAAAACGCAAAGCGGCCTTTGGAGACATTCTCTGGGCGCTGGTGAACAGTCCTGAGTTTGCACTGTGTCGGTAA
- a CDS encoding NAD(P)H-dependent flavin oxidoreductase, whose amino-acid sequence MDTLLRKLEIELPIIQAPMAGISTPEMAAAVSNAGGLGSIGVGAVNAEATRQMIVAVRSLTDRPFQVNVFCHRPAIADVAREQAWLARLQPEFARFAASPPFLLTEIYRSFLTDDDKLAVLLEERPAVVSFHFGLPSQERIDALRRAGITLFATATNLAEGKAIEAAGIDAIVAQGYEAGGHRGVFDVAAADDQLGTIALTRLLVREVGIPIISAGGIMDGAGIAASLTLGAVAAQLGTAFIACPESSADTGYRTALLGPAAEHTVMTAAISGRPARCLANRFTAFGKNVDPAMIPDYPIAYDAGKALHAAAKAKGEFSYGAQWAGQGAPLARAMPAADLVARLRSETEAAKSTNLLR is encoded by the coding sequence GTGGACACATTGTTGCGCAAGCTCGAAATCGAGTTGCCGATCATTCAGGCTCCCATGGCGGGCATCTCCACGCCTGAGATGGCCGCTGCGGTATCGAATGCAGGCGGACTTGGTTCGATCGGGGTGGGGGCTGTCAACGCTGAGGCCACCCGACAGATGATCGTTGCAGTTCGGTCTCTGACGGATCGTCCCTTTCAGGTGAACGTCTTCTGCCACCGGCCTGCGATTGCAGATGTCGCTCGTGAGCAGGCCTGGCTCGCCAGGCTGCAACCTGAGTTTGCCCGTTTCGCCGCATCGCCTCCCTTTCTTCTTACAGAGATCTATCGGTCCTTTCTAACTGATGATGACAAGCTGGCTGTTCTGCTGGAGGAACGGCCGGCGGTCGTCAGTTTCCATTTCGGTTTGCCGTCTCAAGAGCGGATTGATGCCCTCCGCCGGGCTGGAATCACGCTTTTCGCTACGGCGACGAATCTTGCCGAGGGAAAAGCCATCGAGGCGGCCGGCATCGACGCAATTGTCGCTCAGGGTTACGAAGCCGGGGGTCATCGGGGAGTGTTTGATGTCGCTGCCGCTGATGATCAACTTGGGACAATCGCCCTCACTCGACTGCTCGTGCGCGAGGTCGGGATTCCCATCATCTCAGCCGGAGGAATCATGGATGGAGCAGGGATTGCCGCGTCACTCACGTTGGGAGCTGTCGCTGCTCAACTTGGGACGGCGTTCATCGCTTGTCCCGAATCGTCCGCCGACACGGGGTATCGCACCGCACTCCTCGGTCCTGCCGCCGAACACACGGTCATGACGGCGGCGATCTCAGGTCGTCCTGCCCGTTGCCTCGCCAATCGTTTCACGGCTTTTGGAAAAAACGTTGATCCGGCCATGATCCCTGATTACCCAATTGCTTATGACGCGGGGAAAGCCCTGCATGCGGCGGCGAAAGCGAAGGGAGAGTTCAGCTATGGAGCCCAGTGGGCCGGCCAGGGCGCGCCATTGGCCCGAGCGATGCCTGCGGCCGACCTGGTCGCCCGTCTCCGGAGTGAGACGGAGGCCGCGAAGTCGACCAATTTATTGAGGTGA
- a CDS encoding EF-hand domain-containing protein, whose protein sequence is MNWLFQISFSCCVLLLSVSAFCAEVPQEQGEDALLLLSDGPVHVRFHLLIDEQQLAVRRQEFISNLIQRLDADSDGQLSQTEWQQSPLHQFGKKEVGNEFLKTLGTSRPVPRKNVEQDLARFGELISYRQDDTAAGNDLKVFELLDADKSGHIDAAEIQSAEGRIALLDGDRDECVSFEEFSPPPQPDPDSAEVVRTGMLSDELPKAFLANLIRDISDIRLPADLLRLYDRDKDRLLSATELGGDERRITPLDVNQDGKLSVAELRGLRRLPVDLELRIELSGAKSGQSSLQVLSSAAHQVVPAHRSDLVKLAFGKTGVTFAFRNLDPIQSALTNARQRFNTLDIDANGYLDRKEISGNPTFERIWFHAMDRNRDGMLYDAEMQDYVRAICEPAATTCHINVYDTGPGYFQLLDHSGDGRISVREMRNLQPALAAHQKNDGAGISPDDMGQNYFIEFVRGSYQVFGASRRLVAQGPTFIERDPIGPNWFQAIDRNRDGDLTYLVVNPLHPPEFLYTLNLAHEMDADRDGLISWNEAERFEQQFAIRQSRAAEPQLPATP, encoded by the coding sequence ATGAATTGGCTTTTTCAAATTTCATTCTCCTGCTGCGTGCTGCTGCTTTCTGTCAGCGCGTTCTGCGCTGAGGTTCCGCAGGAGCAGGGAGAGGATGCGCTGCTGTTGCTGTCAGACGGGCCAGTGCATGTCCGTTTTCATCTACTAATCGATGAACAGCAACTCGCTGTCCGTCGACAGGAATTCATCAGCAATCTGATTCAGCGACTCGATGCGGATTCCGACGGTCAGTTATCGCAGACGGAATGGCAGCAATCTCCTCTGCATCAGTTTGGCAAAAAAGAAGTTGGGAACGAGTTTCTGAAAACGCTGGGAACCTCTCGGCCTGTTCCGCGAAAAAATGTGGAGCAAGACCTCGCGCGGTTCGGCGAACTGATCAGCTATCGGCAGGACGACACCGCTGCCGGGAACGATCTCAAGGTGTTCGAACTGCTCGACGCCGACAAGTCTGGTCATATTGATGCTGCGGAAATCCAGAGTGCCGAGGGGAGAATTGCGCTCCTGGATGGCGATCGCGATGAATGCGTCAGCTTCGAAGAATTCTCCCCGCCGCCGCAGCCTGATCCAGACAGCGCCGAGGTGGTCCGGACGGGCATGTTGAGCGATGAGTTGCCGAAGGCGTTCCTCGCCAACCTGATTCGCGACATTTCCGACATCCGTCTGCCTGCCGATTTGCTGCGGCTTTATGACCGCGACAAAGACCGGCTGCTCTCTGCAACGGAACTCGGCGGCGACGAACGACGAATTACTCCGCTCGATGTCAACCAGGATGGCAAATTAAGCGTGGCGGAATTGAGGGGCCTGCGGCGATTGCCTGTCGATCTGGAACTGCGGATCGAACTCTCCGGTGCCAAATCCGGTCAGTCTTCCCTGCAGGTGCTGTCTTCTGCCGCCCATCAGGTCGTGCCTGCACACCGTTCGGACCTGGTGAAACTCGCGTTCGGCAAAACGGGCGTGACGTTTGCTTTTCGGAACCTCGACCCGATCCAGTCGGCCCTGACCAATGCGCGGCAGCGCTTCAACACGCTCGATATCGACGCCAATGGCTATCTGGACCGCAAGGAGATTTCCGGCAATCCGACATTCGAACGCATCTGGTTTCACGCCATGGATCGCAATCGCGATGGCATGCTGTATGACGCGGAAATGCAGGATTATGTCCGCGCCATCTGCGAGCCGGCCGCCACGACCTGTCACATCAATGTTTACGACACCGGCCCCGGATACTTTCAATTGCTGGATCACAGCGGCGACGGGCGGATTTCGGTCCGCGAAATGAGGAATCTGCAGCCTGCACTTGCAGCCCATCAGAAGAATGACGGAGCCGGCATCAGTCCCGACGACATGGGACAGAATTACTTCATTGAATTCGTCCGCGGCAGCTATCAGGTGTTTGGGGCCTCGCGACGGCTGGTTGCTCAAGGCCCGACGTTTATTGAACGCGACCCGATTGGTCCTAACTGGTTTCAGGCGATCGATCGCAACCGGGATGGCGATCTGACCTACCTGGTCGTCAATCCGCTGCATCCGCCGGAGTTCCTGTACACACTGAACCTGGCGCATGAGATGGATGCTGACCGCGATGGTCTGATCAGTTGGAACGAAGCGGAACGGTTTGAACAGCAATTCGCGATCCGTCAAAGCCGAGCAGCAGAACCGCAGCTCCCCGCGACTCCTTGA
- a CDS encoding serine/threonine protein kinase has product MPNAEREKQSSSPHVSDDTSTLGAEKPNIDRTLVDGDTPLPAAPAWPAVGANLGKYEIRQLLGRGGMGAVFLGFDTILEREVAIKVLPPEIEARPNTLNRFLAEAKATGKLNHPHVVAIYDLGQSNGLYYFVMEVLRGGSVADLIENRGALPWRDACRMIAQAADGLAAAHAVGLVHRDIKPENLMFNADGLVKVVDFGVSKLVDEEASLHMTAAGQLLGTPHYMSPEQVRATEIDARSDIYNLGATLYRLITGRYPYEDCKAITQVLFAHLEQPAPTATAHRADVHAGCDEVITRAMAKKPEARYQSAAEFASALRALSNLAASIPAPAVVTSKAAKEDAAVPLRSVAILEPSKMQAMVLQNSCKKAGVQAIRTLASAASALAELEKSPPDVLITAQQLPDGTGLELLQRLRRLPSLQALPVVLTSNDLQIDDAIGVNGSGWLGVAAKSARPDQILRGLHAATSLTAATPPFSTNVDLTAVRLLLLSDSQRVPEPIAALFRELRIFDVQVAELRAPPGEPLLAGEFDLALALSANFADRAGAAQFAASVLSGGRCNACIVAVAAAAGNGEFRLQAVNRPGFASVTDCPLNPFRLMRLLQSVSQ; this is encoded by the coding sequence GTGCCCAATGCGGAACGGGAAAAACAGTCGAGCTCTCCACATGTGAGCGACGACACGTCCACTCTCGGCGCTGAGAAGCCCAATATCGATCGCACGCTCGTCGACGGTGATACGCCATTGCCAGCGGCTCCCGCCTGGCCGGCGGTCGGGGCAAACCTGGGGAAATATGAAATCCGCCAGCTCCTCGGGCGAGGGGGGATGGGCGCGGTGTTTCTTGGGTTTGACACGATTCTGGAACGCGAAGTTGCGATCAAGGTGCTCCCGCCTGAGATCGAAGCGCGGCCCAATACGCTCAACCGCTTTCTCGCGGAAGCCAAGGCGACCGGGAAGCTCAATCATCCGCACGTCGTCGCAATCTATGACCTGGGTCAGTCGAACGGCCTCTATTATTTCGTGATGGAGGTTCTGCGCGGCGGAAGCGTAGCGGACCTGATTGAGAACCGCGGCGCTCTCCCCTGGCGAGATGCCTGTCGCATGATCGCACAGGCGGCCGACGGTCTGGCGGCAGCGCACGCCGTGGGCCTCGTGCATCGCGACATCAAGCCTGAGAACCTGATGTTCAATGCCGACGGACTGGTGAAAGTCGTCGACTTCGGCGTCTCGAAACTGGTCGACGAAGAAGCCTCTTTGCACATGACCGCGGCGGGACAGTTACTGGGGACGCCGCACTACATGAGTCCGGAACAGGTACGAGCCACCGAGATTGACGCCCGATCGGATATCTACAATCTGGGTGCGACGCTGTATCGCCTCATCACCGGGCGATATCCGTATGAGGACTGTAAAGCCATCACACAGGTTCTCTTCGCACATCTGGAACAGCCCGCTCCGACGGCGACTGCCCATCGCGCTGATGTCCATGCAGGTTGCGACGAAGTCATCACCCGCGCGATGGCGAAGAAGCCCGAAGCCCGCTATCAGTCCGCCGCGGAATTTGCTTCCGCCCTGCGGGCACTGTCGAATCTCGCGGCTTCCATCCCTGCCCCGGCAGTCGTGACATCGAAAGCTGCAAAGGAAGACGCAGCCGTCCCGCTCCGCAGCGTGGCCATCCTCGAACCATCGAAAATGCAGGCGATGGTTCTACAGAATTCCTGCAAGAAAGCGGGAGTTCAGGCGATTCGGACCCTCGCGAGTGCCGCCTCGGCGCTGGCTGAACTCGAAAAGTCGCCCCCTGATGTCCTGATTACCGCACAACAACTGCCGGACGGAACTGGTCTCGAACTGCTGCAACGCCTACGGCGTTTGCCGTCGCTGCAGGCATTGCCTGTGGTCCTCACATCGAACGATCTGCAAATCGACGACGCAATCGGCGTCAATGGATCGGGGTGGCTGGGAGTCGCGGCGAAGAGCGCGCGGCCCGACCAGATTCTGCGGGGGCTGCACGCCGCAACGAGTTTGACGGCAGCGACACCCCCCTTCTCGACGAACGTCGATCTCACTGCCGTCCGGCTGCTGCTGCTCAGCGATTCCCAGCGCGTTCCCGAGCCGATTGCCGCTTTATTCCGGGAATTACGGATTTTCGACGTGCAGGTTGCCGAACTCCGAGCGCCGCCGGGAGAGCCATTGCTGGCGGGAGAATTCGATCTGGCGCTGGCGTTGTCTGCGAATTTTGCGGATCGTGCCGGCGCAGCGCAGTTCGCTGCCAGTGTGCTGTCCGGTGGCCGCTGTAATGCCTGCATCGTGGCGGTTGCGGCAGCCGCCGGGAATGGTGAATTTCGGTTGCAGGCCGTCAACCGGCCGGGGTTTGCGTCAGTCACAGACTGTCCGTTGAATCCCTTCCGACTGATGCGATTGCTGCAATCCGTCAGCCAGTGA